In Pseudomonas fakonensis, one DNA window encodes the following:
- a CDS encoding rhodanese-related sulfurtransferase — MSTVTTRRYADIRRALLAREELALIDVREEDPYAQDHPLFAANIPLSRLELEVYARVPRRDTAITVYDNAEGLAAVAAQRLLALGYSDVAVLDGGLAGWRAAGGETFRDVNVPSKAFGELVESVRHTPSLAAEQVQALLDDKANVVVLDARRFDEYQTMSIPGGISVPGAELVLRVAELAPDPSTQVIVNCAGRTRSIIGTQSLVNAGIPNPVAALRNGTIGWTLAGQQLAHGQDRTFSEVSAGTRANAGRQARSVADRAGVQRLERAGLAAWQAETARTTYLFDVRTAEEYNAGHLPGSRSVPGGQLVQETDHVASVRGARIVLVDDDGVRANMSASWLAQMGWQVAVLDGLSASDFSAHGEWQAPLPALPEAREIGVEQLAAWRREDGTVVLDFTTSANYVKRHIPGAHWAIRAQLAEVLEQVPPAQRYVLTCGSSLLARFAARDLQTLTRTPVYLLEGGTARWIAAGLALESGETHLAVPRSDRYRRPYEGTDAPHEAMQGYLDWEFGLIAQLERDGTHGFKVLS; from the coding sequence ATGAGCACCGTCACCACCCGCCGTTATGCCGACATTCGCCGTGCGCTGCTGGCCCGCGAGGAGCTGGCCCTGATCGATGTGCGCGAAGAAGACCCGTACGCCCAGGACCACCCGCTGTTCGCCGCCAACATTCCGCTGTCCAGGCTGGAGCTTGAGGTTTACGCCCGGGTACCCCGGCGTGACACCGCCATCACCGTTTACGACAACGCTGAAGGCCTGGCTGCTGTAGCGGCGCAGCGCCTGCTGGCGCTGGGCTACAGCGACGTGGCCGTGCTCGACGGTGGCCTGGCCGGCTGGCGTGCAGCCGGCGGTGAAACCTTCCGCGACGTCAACGTACCGAGCAAGGCCTTCGGCGAGCTGGTGGAGAGCGTGCGCCACACGCCGTCGCTGGCCGCCGAACAGGTGCAAGCGCTGCTGGACGACAAGGCCAACGTGGTGGTGCTCGATGCCCGCCGCTTCGATGAATACCAGACCATGAGCATCCCCGGCGGCATCAGCGTGCCTGGCGCCGAGCTGGTATTGCGGGTGGCGGAACTGGCGCCAGACCCGTCCACCCAGGTGATCGTCAACTGCGCAGGGCGCACCCGCAGCATCATCGGCACCCAGTCGCTGGTCAACGCCGGCATCCCCAACCCGGTGGCGGCGCTACGCAACGGCACCATCGGCTGGACCTTGGCCGGCCAGCAACTGGCCCACGGCCAGGACCGGACATTCAGCGAGGTGAGCGCCGGCACCCGGGCCAACGCCGGGCGCCAGGCGCGCAGCGTCGCCGACCGCGCCGGGGTGCAGCGCCTGGAGCGTGCCGGGCTGGCGGCCTGGCAGGCCGAAACCGCCCGCACCACCTACCTGTTCGACGTGCGCACTGCAGAGGAATACAACGCCGGCCACCTGCCGGGCAGTCGCTCGGTGCCGGGCGGCCAGCTGGTGCAGGAAACCGACCACGTGGCCAGTGTGCGCGGGGCGCGCATCGTGCTGGTGGACGACGACGGCGTGCGCGCCAACATGAGTGCCTCGTGGCTGGCACAGATGGGCTGGCAGGTGGCGGTGCTGGACGGCTTGTCGGCCAGCGACTTCAGTGCCCACGGTGAATGGCAGGCGCCGTTGCCGGCGCTGCCCGAGGCCCGCGAGATCGGCGTCGAGCAACTGGCGGCCTGGCGGCGGGAAGACGGCACTGTGGTGCTGGACTTCACCACCAGCGCCAACTACGTCAAGCGCCATATCCCCGGTGCCCATTGGGCGATCCGCGCGCAACTGGCCGAGGTGCTGGAGCAGGTGCCACCGGCGCAGCGCTACGTGCTGACCTGCGGCAGCAGCCTGCTGGCGCGCTTTGCCGCCCGCGACCTGCAAACCCTGACCCGCACTCCGGTGTACCTGCTCGAAGGCGGCACCGCCCGTTGGATCGCCGCCGGGCTGGCCCTGGAAAGCGGCGAGACGCACCTGGCCGTGCCGCGCAGCGACCGCTACCGCCGCCCCTATGAAGGCACCGACGCGCCGCACGAGGCGATGCAGGGCTACCTGGACTGGGAGTTCGGGCTGATCGCCCAGCTGGAACGCGATGGGACCCATGGCTTTAAGGTGTTGAGCTGA
- a CDS encoding cysteine dioxygenase, protein MSHDPKRLRHFIESLAGLLDQHPDEATLLDRGHNLLASLVAQDDWLPEELAQPDPQRYQQYLLHCDSRQRFSVVSFVWGPGQRTPVHDHRVWGLIGMLRGAELSQGFSRTAGGALQPHGAPVRLAPGQVEAVSPRIGDIHQVSNAYADQVSISIHVYGGNIGAVKRAVYAEDGSEKPFISGYSNTRLPNIWDLSKENPAP, encoded by the coding sequence ATGAGCCATGACCCCAAGCGCCTGCGCCATTTCATCGAAAGCCTTGCCGGGCTGCTCGACCAGCACCCCGACGAAGCCACCCTCCTCGACCGCGGGCACAACCTGCTGGCCAGCCTGGTCGCCCAGGACGACTGGCTGCCCGAGGAACTGGCCCAGCCCGACCCGCAGCGCTACCAGCAGTACCTTTTGCACTGCGACTCGCGCCAGCGCTTTTCGGTGGTGAGCTTTGTCTGGGGCCCCGGGCAGCGCACGCCGGTGCATGACCACCGGGTGTGGGGGCTGATCGGCATGCTGCGCGGCGCCGAACTCTCTCAGGGCTTTAGCCGCACGGCAGGCGGCGCCTTGCAGCCCCACGGCGCACCGGTGCGCCTGGCCCCGGGCCAGGTGGAAGCCGTGTCGCCGCGCATTGGCGATATCCACCAGGTCAGCAATGCCTACGCCGACCAGGTGTCGATCAGCATCCACGTCTACGGCGGCAACATCGGCGCGGTCAAGCGCGCGGTGTACGCCGAAGACGGCAGCGAAAAACCATTCATCTCCGGTTACTCCAATACCCGCCTCCCCAACATCTGGGACCTGTCCAAAGAGAACCCTGCCCCATGA